In Methylomagnum ishizawai, one DNA window encodes the following:
- a CDS encoding methyl-accepting chemotaxis protein has protein sequence MTLKQRFYWLIGGITLGYIVLAGLNLYQINRVFDATNYVNINSTPSLVLIYRAMTDARDTQKAAKEYIAGTAPAGQLEQVLGKYRADTAQAWREYLPLVSNAEDQRLLDADQATAREFYGAVETLVSLSATGQKAEALAQFNALQTRIDPLNQALDEHFQFNIGLGNQFAMTGESTKNGAIYWNAGSVAVILLAICGLAWLILDRLRRTLGGEPALATAIANQIADGDLSTVIELQSGDTTSLLAAMRRMSQALQTLIAEMNHMSHQHDLGDIDVAIDAAKFKGAYRTMAEGVNAMVSGHIAVKKKAMACFQAFGEGDMDAQIEQFPGKKRFINDTVEQVRVNIKTLIAEMNHMSHQHDLGDIDVAIDAAKFKGAYRTMAEGVNTMVSGHIAVKKKAMACFQAFGEGDMDAQIEQFPGKKRFINDTVEQVRVNIKTLIAEMNHMSHQHDLGDIDVAIDAAKFKGAYRDMAEGVNAMVFGHIAVKKKAMACFQAFGEGDMDAQIEQFPGKKRFINDTVEQVRANIKALVEDADLLAQAALVGELAVRADTARHRGDYRRIVEGMNRTLAAVADPMDEIRQAMARVAQGDLDAEIEGDYRGSFRELGRAINDTLRQLAKTLGEVNHVAEALSSASEQVSATSQNLSQAASQQAAGVEEISSSMEQMSASIDQNRDNAKTTDGIADKAAQAATEGGEAVILTVQAMKQIADKIGIVDDIAYQTNLLALNAAIEAARAGDHGKGFAVVAAEVRRLAERSQIAAREIGELAKSSVDMAERAGTLLDQIVPAIQQTAGLVQEIAAASEEQSSGGRQISEAMSELSKTTQQNAAASEQLSATAEEMSGQALDLQHSLGFFKLSGPTGRRRTAARTGKPGAKRPPSQGTAAGSDIDINEQGFSRF, from the coding sequence ATGACACTCAAACAACGATTCTATTGGCTTATCGGAGGCATCACGCTGGGATACATCGTCCTGGCCGGACTCAACCTTTATCAAATCAACCGGGTGTTCGACGCCACCAATTATGTCAACATCAATAGCACGCCCAGCCTGGTGCTGATCTACCGGGCCATGACCGATGCCCGCGACACCCAGAAAGCGGCCAAAGAGTATATCGCCGGCACCGCCCCGGCCGGCCAGTTGGAGCAGGTATTGGGGAAATACCGCGCGGACACGGCGCAAGCCTGGCGGGAATACCTCCCCTTGGTCTCCAACGCCGAGGACCAGCGACTGCTGGACGCCGATCAGGCAACGGCGCGGGAATTCTATGGCGCGGTCGAAACCCTGGTGAGCCTCTCCGCCACCGGCCAAAAGGCCGAGGCCTTGGCCCAGTTCAACGCCCTGCAAACCCGCATCGATCCCCTGAACCAAGCCCTGGACGAGCATTTCCAATTCAATATCGGCCTGGGCAACCAGTTCGCCATGACGGGGGAATCCACCAAGAACGGCGCCATCTACTGGAACGCGGGTAGCGTGGCCGTGATCCTGCTCGCGATTTGCGGACTGGCCTGGCTGATCCTCGACCGGCTCCGCCGCACCCTGGGCGGGGAACCCGCGCTGGCCACCGCCATCGCCAACCAGATCGCCGACGGCGACCTGTCCACCGTCATCGAACTCCAGTCCGGCGACACCACCAGCCTGCTCGCCGCCATGCGCCGGATGTCGCAAGCCCTGCAAACCCTCATCGCCGAGATGAACCACATGTCGCACCAGCACGACCTGGGCGATATCGACGTCGCCATCGACGCCGCCAAGTTCAAGGGCGCCTACCGGACCATGGCCGAGGGCGTCAACGCCATGGTGTCCGGCCACATCGCCGTCAAGAAAAAAGCCATGGCCTGCTTCCAGGCCTTCGGCGAGGGCGACATGGACGCCCAGATCGAGCAATTCCCCGGCAAGAAGCGCTTCATCAACGACACCGTCGAGCAAGTCCGGGTCAATATCAAAACCCTCATCGCCGAGATGAACCACATGTCGCACCAGCACGACCTGGGCGATATCGACGTCGCCATCGACGCCGCCAAGTTCAAGGGCGCCTACCGGACCATGGCCGAGGGCGTCAACACCATGGTGTCCGGCCACATCGCCGTCAAGAAAAAAGCCATGGCCTGCTTCCAGGCCTTCGGCGAGGGCGACATGGACGCCCAGATCGAGCAGTTCCCCGGCAAGAAGCGCTTCATCAACGACACCGTCGAGCAGGTCCGGGTCAATATCAAAACCCTCATCGCCGAGATGAACCACATGTCGCACCAGCACGACCTGGGCGATATCGACGTCGCCATCGACGCCGCCAAGTTCAAGGGCGCCTACCGGGACATGGCCGAGGGCGTCAACGCTATGGTGTTCGGCCACATCGCCGTCAAGAAAAAGGCCATGGCCTGCTTCCAGGCTTTCGGCGAGGGCGACATGGACGCCCAGATCGAGCAATTCCCCGGCAAGAAGCGCTTCATCAACGACACCGTCGAGCAGGTCCGCGCCAACATCAAAGCCCTGGTCGAAGACGCCGACCTGCTGGCCCAGGCCGCCCTGGTCGGCGAACTCGCCGTCCGGGCCGACACCGCGCGCCACCGCGGCGATTACCGCAGGATCGTGGAAGGCATGAACCGGACCCTCGCCGCCGTCGCCGACCCCATGGACGAAATCCGCCAAGCCATGGCCCGCGTGGCCCAGGGCGACCTCGACGCCGAGATCGAAGGCGATTACCGGGGCAGCTTCAGGGAACTGGGCCGGGCCATCAACGACACCTTGCGCCAACTCGCCAAGACCCTGGGCGAGGTCAACCATGTGGCCGAGGCCCTGTCTTCGGCTTCCGAGCAGGTCAGCGCCACCTCGCAGAACCTGTCGCAGGCCGCTTCCCAACAGGCGGCCGGCGTGGAGGAAATCTCCAGTTCCATGGAACAGATGTCCGCCTCCATCGACCAGAACCGGGACAACGCCAAAACCACCGACGGCATCGCCGACAAAGCCGCCCAGGCCGCCACCGAAGGTGGCGAGGCGGTGATTCTCACCGTCCAGGCCATGAAGCAGATCGCCGACAAGATCGGCATCGTCGACGACATTGCCTACCAGACCAACCTGCTCGCCCTCAACGCCGCCATCGAGGCCGCGCGGGCCGGCGACCACGGCAAGGGTTTCGCCGTGGTGGCGGCGGAGGTCAGGCGACTGGCCGAGCGCTCCCAGATCGCGGCGCGGGAAATCGGCGAACTGGCCAAATCCAGCGTCGATATGGCCGAACGGGCCGGCACGCTGCTGGACCAAATCGTACCCGCCATCCAGCAAACCGCCGGTTTGGTCCAGGAAATCGCGGCGGCTTCCGAGGAACAATCCAGCGGGGGACGCCAAATATCCGAGGCCATGAGCGAACTCAGCAAGACCACCCAGCAGAACGCGGCCGCCTCCGAGCAGCTATCCGCCACCGCCGAGGAAATGAGCGGCCAAGCCCTCGATCTCCAACATTCCCTGGGCTTCTTCAAGCTCTCCGGCCCAACCGGACGGCGCAGGACGGCGGCGCGCACCGGCAAACCCGGAGCCAAACGCCCGCCCTCCCAGGGAACAGCCGCGGGTTCGGACATCGACATCAACGAGCAAGGTTTCTCCCGCTTTTGA
- a CDS encoding HAMP domain-containing methyl-accepting chemotaxis protein, whose product MTVTQKMLLLVISALLGLLSLAAFNQYQTNRVYSATNIANVNSLPSLVSLDTAYTYLTQVRISLYQHILSSDKAKMQGIERTIADARAKIDTELKNYETHFIADKGDEELLDADRAALREYDVLREKVMTLSNTGQNEEARNFLVANQTILANITAAFEEHRKYNVDVGIRSAQEAAAIKDNATLLSWLITAVSLCLVGGIGFVIARGLLRQLGGEPDLAAHIANRIAIGDLSMAIATRSGDTSSLFASMKGMSASIQALIDDTLMLAQAARDLKLDTRADATRHQGDYRRIIQGVNDALDALVNPVKALIADAHKLSDAVAQGQLTVRADIDPHRGEFRQVVQGMNHIMAAINEPMEEVRQTMARVAQGDMTATVAGRYQGMFLELKEAINGTLGTLSTTLADVRGVADALSSASEQVSSTSQSLSQAASEQAANVEETSASMEQMAASIDQNKDNAKSTDCIAEKAAREAAEGGEAVSRTVQAMKQIAGKIGIVDDIAYQTNLLALNAAIEAARAGDHGKGFAVVAAEVRKLAERSQVAAQEIGELAESSVAMAERAGTLLKEIVPSIQKTAGLVQEITAGSEEQASGAKQIAEAMNQLNKTTQQNSSSAEELSATAEEMSGQALELQRTLGFFKLSTESPSRKPAPGRTAKTGTKRLSPKEMAAGLDLDSGEHGFAQF is encoded by the coding sequence ATGACCGTCACCCAAAAAATGCTGCTGTTGGTGATCAGCGCCCTGCTGGGCTTATTGTCCCTCGCGGCCTTCAACCAATACCAAACCAACCGGGTTTACAGTGCGACCAACATCGCCAATGTCAATAGCCTGCCCAGCCTGGTTTCCCTGGACACGGCCTATACTTACTTGACCCAGGTCAGGATTTCGCTGTACCAGCATATCCTCAGCAGCGACAAGGCCAAGATGCAGGGCATCGAGCGGACCATCGCCGACGCGCGGGCGAAAATAGATACGGAACTGAAAAACTACGAAACCCACTTCATCGCCGACAAGGGCGACGAGGAATTATTGGACGCCGACCGCGCCGCGCTCAGGGAATACGATGTCCTGCGGGAAAAGGTGATGACACTGTCGAACACCGGCCAGAACGAGGAGGCCCGCAACTTCCTGGTCGCCAACCAAACCATCCTCGCCAACATCACCGCCGCCTTCGAGGAACACCGCAAATACAATGTCGATGTCGGCATCAGGAGCGCCCAGGAAGCGGCGGCGATCAAAGACAACGCCACCCTGCTCTCCTGGCTCATCACTGCCGTATCCCTGTGCTTGGTGGGCGGCATCGGTTTCGTGATCGCCCGTGGTCTGTTGCGGCAATTGGGCGGTGAACCCGATCTGGCCGCGCACATCGCCAACCGCATCGCCATCGGCGATTTGTCCATGGCCATCGCAACCCGCTCCGGCGACACCTCTAGCCTGTTCGCCTCGATGAAGGGCATGTCCGCCTCCATCCAGGCATTGATCGACGACACCCTGATGCTGGCCCAGGCCGCCCGCGACTTGAAACTGGACACCCGCGCCGATGCCACCCGCCACCAGGGCGACTACCGCCGTATCATCCAAGGCGTCAACGACGCCCTCGACGCCCTCGTCAACCCGGTCAAAGCCCTGATCGCCGACGCCCACAAGCTGTCCGACGCGGTCGCCCAAGGCCAATTGACCGTCCGCGCCGACATCGACCCCCACCGGGGCGAGTTCCGCCAGGTCGTCCAGGGCATGAACCACATCATGGCCGCCATCAACGAACCCATGGAAGAAGTCCGCCAGACCATGGCCCGCGTGGCCCAGGGCGACATGACCGCCACCGTGGCGGGGCGCTATCAAGGCATGTTCCTTGAACTCAAAGAGGCCATCAACGGCACCCTGGGCACGCTTTCCACCACCCTCGCCGATGTACGCGGTGTCGCCGACGCCCTCTCGTCCGCCTCCGAGCAGGTCAGTTCCACCTCGCAATCCCTGTCCCAGGCCGCCTCCGAACAAGCCGCCAACGTGGAGGAAACCTCCGCTTCCATGGAACAGATGGCCGCCTCCATCGACCAGAACAAGGACAACGCCAAAAGCACCGACTGCATCGCCGAGAAGGCCGCCCGCGAAGCCGCCGAAGGCGGCGAGGCCGTCTCCCGCACCGTCCAGGCCATGAAGCAGATCGCCGGCAAAATCGGCATCGTCGACGATATCGCCTACCAGACCAACCTGCTCGCCCTCAACGCCGCCATCGAGGCCGCCCGCGCCGGCGACCACGGCAAGGGCTTCGCCGTCGTCGCCGCCGAGGTCAGGAAGCTGGCCGAACGCTCTCAGGTCGCCGCCCAGGAAATCGGCGAACTGGCCGAGTCCAGCGTCGCCATGGCCGAGCGGGCCGGCACGCTCCTGAAGGAAATCGTGCCCTCGATCCAGAAAACCGCCGGGCTGGTCCAGGAAATCACCGCCGGCTCCGAGGAACAAGCCTCGGGCGCGAAGCAAATCGCCGAGGCCATGAACCAGCTCAACAAAACCACCCAACAAAACAGCTCCTCCGCCGAGGAACTCTCGGCCACCGCCGAGGAAATGAGCGGCCAAGCCCTCGAACTCCAACGCACCCTGGGCTTCTTCAAGCTTTCCACCGAATCCCCGTCGCGCAAACCGGCGCCGGGCCGAACCGCCAAGACCGGAACCAAACGCCTATCGCCCAAGGAAATGGCCGCGGGGTTGGACCTCGACAGCGGCGAACATGGTTTCGCCCAATTCTGA